One Nitrospirota bacterium DNA segment encodes these proteins:
- a CDS encoding uracil-DNA glycosylase, whose amino-acid sequence MKDAKVQEKDLIENLKKSIAFFQALGVETLPIRVQEMGREPVTMRMPAGNPRDALKTLQEEIGDCRRCKLSQKRTTIVFGEGNPEAELMFIGEAPGREEDLQARPFVGDAGKLLTRLIEKMGYRRQDVYIANIVKCRPPMNRDPEPDEIECCRGFLESQITIIRPKVIVALGRVSALTLIGNDKLKITAIRGKFFDYKGIPFMPTFHPAYLIRNPKDKWLTWSDMQEVLERLGKKG is encoded by the coding sequence ATGAAGGACGCAAAGGTGCAGGAAAAAGATTTGATCGAGAACCTGAAAAAAAGTATTGCGTTTTTTCAGGCACTGGGTGTTGAAACCCTCCCGATCAGAGTTCAAGAAATGGGCAGAGAGCCAGTCACCATGAGAATGCCGGCCGGAAACCCCAGGGATGCCCTCAAAACCTTACAGGAGGAGATCGGTGACTGCAGGAGATGCAAACTTAGCCAGAAAAGGACGACCATCGTGTTTGGCGAGGGAAATCCGGAGGCCGAACTCATGTTCATCGGGGAAGCGCCCGGAAGGGAGGAGGATTTGCAGGCAAGACCCTTTGTGGGAGATGCGGGGAAATTGCTTACACGTTTGATCGAAAAGATGGGATACAGGCGGCAGGATGTCTACATTGCCAATATTGTGAAATGCAGGCCGCCGATGAACCGCGACCCTGAACCTGACGAGATCGAATGTTGCAGAGGATTTCTGGAAAGTCAGATAACAATCATCAGACCCAAGGTTATTGTGGCACTTGGGAGAGTATCTGCACTCACCCTCATCGGAAATGACAAATTGAAGATAACCGCAATACGGGGTAAGTTTTTTGACTATAAGGGAATACCTTTTATGCCTACCTTCCATCCTGCCTACCTCATCAGAAACCCGAAGGACAAATGGCTGACATGGAGCGATATGCAGGAAGTGCTCGAACGACTGGGAAAGAAAGGATAA
- a CDS encoding NAD(+)/NADH kinase produces the protein MKNIGIISKTGQPDPVEILQKLLPWLKQKGCVSYVDSETAAVLNIEGTPRTQIPLLSDIIVVLGGDGTMLSAARLVGEKGVPILGVNIGGLGFLTAVHRDDIYQVLDQVLTGECSVEERIMLKACVIRHSECIADYIVVNDVVVNKGALARIIDLETYINHNFVATFKADGLIISTPTGSTAYALSAGGPILYPTLRSIILAPICPHTLTNRPIVLPDEVLVEIVLKSRNEDVFLTIDGQVGFSLRQGDTVEVRKSEFKARFFVPCERDYYHILRTKLKWGER, from the coding sequence ATGAAAAACATAGGGATAATCTCTAAGACAGGACAACCCGATCCAGTCGAAATACTCCAGAAACTCTTGCCCTGGCTCAAACAAAAGGGGTGCGTGTCATATGTGGACAGTGAGACCGCGGCAGTCCTGAACATAGAAGGGACGCCCCGCACGCAGATACCTTTACTCTCGGATATTATCGTTGTTCTAGGCGGAGACGGCACCATGCTGAGCGCAGCACGGCTTGTTGGTGAAAAAGGGGTCCCTATACTTGGAGTAAATATTGGAGGTCTCGGCTTCCTGACCGCTGTGCACAGGGATGACATATATCAGGTTCTCGATCAGGTTCTTACCGGCGAGTGTTCCGTTGAGGAACGTATTATGCTCAAGGCCTGTGTTATCAGGCACAGTGAATGCATTGCAGATTATATTGTTGTCAACGACGTGGTGGTGAACAAAGGAGCCCTGGCACGGATAATAGATCTCGAAACCTATATCAATCATAATTTTGTCGCGACTTTCAAGGCAGACGGCCTGATAATTTCTACACCGACAGGGTCAACGGCATATGCACTTTCTGCCGGGGGACCTATCTTGTACCCCACTCTGCGGAGCATTATTCTTGCACCGATATGTCCCCATACTCTTACCAACAGGCCGATTGTTCTTCCGGATGAGGTATTGGTCGAAATAGTACTCAAATCCCGGAATGAAGACGTCTTTCTTACCATAGACGGCCAGGTGGGATTCTCTTTGCGACAGGGTGATACTGTTGAGGTACGAAAGTCCGAGTTCAAGGCCAGGTTTTTTGTCCCCTGTGAACGGGATTATTATCATATTCTGAGAACAAAACTGAAGTGGGGAGAAAGATGA
- the tsaE gene encoding tRNA (adenosine(37)-N6)-threonylcarbamoyltransferase complex ATPase subunit type 1 TsaE — protein MRKHFISHGPDETKKIGAEIGRLLRPGDVVGLYGELGAGKTTLIKGIASVLGLNEREIASASFTIIAEYETVPPLAHIDLYRVENQTELDELGLWEYLGGDCITVVEWAERAAALLPEDLIKITLEYSGENSREIVIEGNYEKHRDNL, from the coding sequence ATGAGAAAGCACTTTATCAGTCACGGTCCCGATGAAACAAAAAAGATCGGGGCAGAAATCGGGAGATTATTGAGGCCGGGTGATGTCGTAGGTCTCTATGGCGAGCTGGGCGCCGGAAAGACTACACTTATTAAAGGTATCGCCAGTGTACTGGGTTTAAATGAGAGGGAAATTGCCAGTGCCAGCTTTACGATCATCGCTGAATACGAAACTGTACCTCCTCTGGCACATATTGATCTGTACAGGGTCGAAAATCAGACTGAGCTGGATGAACTGGGGTTATGGGAATATCTCGGAGGCGACTGCATTACGGTCGTAGAATGGGCGGAGAGGGCTGCTGCATTGCTGCCGGAGGATTTGATTAAGATAACCTTGGAATACTCTGGTGAAAATTCACGGGAGATAGTGATTGAGGGAAATTATGAAAAACATAGGGATAATCTCTAA
- a CDS encoding peptidylprolyl isomerase, which translates to MKTTLLGIVILAVLQFPHVARGATVDRVLATVGEEVITIADYRQFVKGIGEIPLADEIDEDILKRFIEEKIIIHEARKKGIEADEADIDLAIEEFKAMNSLSDEDLTVFLQEENISMKEYRNMLKDRLVISRLVSLEVDSKVIIEEKEMEDFYQTHKKDFLSTPETLRIHAIFLRLNNDATVTEITDLKRKALKIASLLDEGYSFDMLVEEYSDEPLKSQDGLLGTFVRGSLVAPLDGTAFALKEGEVSEPVWVSEGAYILKLKERTPEKFRQYKEVRGELRNALYEQKREQMFNFWLKTLWEKSSVSVK; encoded by the coding sequence ATGAAGACAACGCTTCTGGGAATTGTTATCCTTGCTGTCCTTCAGTTTCCGCATGTTGCACGTGGAGCAACAGTCGATCGTGTACTTGCGACTGTGGGCGAAGAAGTGATTACCATCGCGGACTACCGGCAATTTGTAAAAGGGATCGGGGAAATACCTCTTGCTGACGAGATTGATGAGGATATTTTGAAAAGGTTTATAGAGGAAAAAATCATCATCCATGAGGCCAGGAAGAAGGGGATAGAGGCAGATGAAGCTGATATTGACCTGGCCATCGAAGAGTTCAAAGCAATGAATAGCCTTTCTGATGAGGATCTGACAGTTTTTTTGCAGGAGGAAAATATCAGCATGAAGGAGTACCGGAATATGCTGAAAGACAGACTGGTAATATCCCGTCTTGTAAGCCTTGAGGTGGACTCAAAGGTTATCATAGAGGAAAAAGAAATGGAAGATTTCTATCAGACACATAAGAAGGATTTTCTGAGTACCCCGGAAACTCTCAGAATACATGCCATCTTTCTCAGGCTGAACAATGATGCAACGGTTACCGAGATTACTGACCTGAAGAGAAAGGCGTTGAAAATAGCTTCTCTCCTGGATGAGGGGTACAGCTTTGACATGCTTGTGGAAGAGTATTCAGATGAACCACTCAAGAGTCAGGATGGGCTGCTCGGCACTTTCGTCAGAGGATCGCTGGTTGCCCCCCTGGATGGAACAGCGTTTGCCTTGAAGGAGGGGGAAGTGAGCGAACCTGTGTGGGTCAGTGAAGGCGCATATATCCTGAAACTCAAAGAAAGGACCCCGGAGAAATTCAGACAGTATAAGGAAGTCAGAGGTGAACTGCGCAATGCCCTGTATGAACAAAAAAGGGAGCAGATGTTCAATTTTTGGCTTAAAACGCTATGGGAAAAGTCTTCTGTCTCAGTAAAATAA